GAGACCATGATTTTTGGGCAGACCCAGAAGGGCGGTCCGGCCGCTGTTATGCAGTCGGCCGCCAGCCGGAACGAAAAAGCCGGTCTCGTCCGCCATGACCAGGCTACCGATGTTGCTGGAAGTGAAGGTGTCACTGTTACCGAGACTGATGTCCCCGGCAGCCGCATCATCACCGAATCAGTTGGTGGACAGGTTCCCAACCTGCTATCTCATTTTCCTGATCATTTAGATACCAATGCTTGATTCAATTAACAATACAACTCActtttaatatgttaattatgCCTAATATATACGCTATATTTCTTCATACGGATTGTTACGTCTAATattatcatgtatatatatattatgtagtCTAATATTATCGTATACATTATGTTAttatcatatatattatatatgtttgaATCTAAATTATTAATTAGTACTATTCAGTACTAATTTAACATGTATGTTGTAGGGTTGAATTGATCATTCTGCTATTTGTATTAGTAGTATAGTTTGACATcgtaaaaaacataaatatgatGGCTGGCATTGTGTTATACGTCCAACACATAATGTATGCTATGCTGCTATGGATGTAAAGGGGGTGGGTGACCCTTTTTCTTGTGTGTTTGGATGTGGTTAGGTGGTTGGGCAGCATGTGCAGCCTACCCCAGTGGCGCAGGCAACTGCGGCGGGGTTCATGCAGCAAAACTCAATCACCATAGGTGAAGCACTGGAAGCCTCGGCCCAAACAGCAGGTGACAGGCCAATTGATCAAAGCGATGCTGCGGCCATTCAGGCAGCTGAAGTGAGAGCGACAGGCAGCAATGTAATAAGCCCGGGTGGGCTGGCCGCCATGGCTCAATCCGCTGCAGCGTACAATGCTGGGACTGAGAGGGAGCAGGACAAGATCAAGCTCACTGATGTATTGTCGGTAATTAACTCGACCATTGGGCATATGGATATTGTGtggttttttgtatttattcaaTATGGTCAGTAAGGTGTTTGATGTGAAGTTGTTTTTGTTGCGTGGCTGAAGGGTGCAACTGCAAAGCTGCCCGCGGACAAAGCCGCGACGAGGCAGGATGCTGAAGGAGTTGTGAGCTCTGAGCTGCGAAACAATCAGGGCATGGGAACCCGTCCCGGTGGAGTGGCAGCGTCGGTGATGGCGGCTGCTAGGCTGAATGAGAATATAAACATGTGACATGCGGCTGTTCATGCTTTCTGGTGAACTGAATAGGTGCTGTAATCAACAATCTCTAAATTAGTTAGCAGTTTTACGCCACGTATCTATATGAAATAGTATGTAAACGTGTGCGCCATGGTTTTGTATTCGCGGTAAAATACCA
This Pyrus communis chromosome 6, drPyrComm1.1, whole genome shotgun sequence DNA region includes the following protein-coding sequences:
- the LOC137735885 gene encoding late embryogenesis abundant protein D-34-like, translated to MSQGQPRRPREDEAQPIKYGDVFSVSGQLADKPIAPQDANMMQTAETMIFGQTQKGGPAAVMQSAASRNEKAGLVRHDQATDVAGSEGVTVTETDVPGSRIITESVGGQVVGQHVQPTPVAQATAAGFMQQNSITIGEALEASAQTAGDRPIDQSDAAAIQAAEVRATGSNVISPGGLAAMAQSAAAYNAGTEREQDKIKLTDVLSGATAKLPADKAATRQDAEGVVSSELRNNQGMGTRPGGVAASVMAAARLNENINM